In a single window of the bacterium (Candidatus Blackallbacteria) CG13_big_fil_rev_8_21_14_2_50_49_14 genome:
- a CDS encoding spermidine synthase: MVPFVGLSPLSTSLLYLSILIIAVCGIVYELIIGAVSSYLWGDSVFYFSVTIGLYMSAMGLGAFVSKFIKKSLFDVFVFSEILIGGVGGCSALFLFWTHTVGDWYEVSMVAVTLLIGALVGIEIPLLIRIMEQQENLRRNLAHVLTYDYIGGLFGALLFPLFFLPVLGLIKTALVLGVLNVLVALSNFVRHRFLLRFGLPLFLFSLSVSMGLGYFLFTSQTQEELLEQRLYRDQVIFSRQTPYQQITLTRWHKDIRLFINGGLQFSSLDEYRYHESLVHLPFAVVPQAKNLLVLGGGDGLALREILKYAQVKNVTLVDLDPEMTRIFKTEPILLALNQKSLTNPKVKIVNQDAYKFIEQSEAFYDVILVDLPDPSHTALAKLYSREFYHLLGRRLSANGALVTQSTSPFFAREAFWCIHKTLKDTGLFVLPYQVEVPSFGNWGFQLATHYPVLPDTLKIQLKDLKYLNSNTLHVLFTFPEDLYFPLEQLQINTLMHPVLLNYYAKGWNGIR; encoded by the coding sequence TTGGTTCCCTTCGTGGGTTTAAGCCCCCTGTCCACGTCTCTGCTCTATTTAAGTATTTTGATCATTGCCGTTTGTGGCATTGTCTATGAATTGATTATTGGCGCGGTCTCTTCCTATTTATGGGGGGATTCCGTGTTTTATTTTTCAGTGACGATTGGTCTCTATATGAGTGCCATGGGCTTGGGAGCCTTTGTTTCGAAGTTCATCAAAAAATCACTTTTTGATGTTTTTGTTTTCTCCGAGATTCTGATCGGTGGGGTGGGCGGGTGTTCTGCATTGTTTCTCTTCTGGACGCATACCGTTGGCGACTGGTATGAGGTCTCAATGGTGGCCGTTACGCTGCTGATAGGCGCCCTGGTGGGTATCGAAATTCCCCTTTTGATTCGCATTATGGAGCAGCAGGAAAACCTGCGCAGAAATTTAGCACATGTTTTAACCTATGACTATATTGGCGGGTTATTTGGGGCGCTTTTGTTTCCGCTGTTTTTTTTGCCTGTTTTGGGTTTAATTAAAACAGCACTGGTTTTGGGTGTTTTAAATGTTTTGGTTGCCTTGTCTAATTTTGTGAGGCACCGTTTTTTATTGCGTTTTGGTTTGCCGCTCTTTCTCTTCTCTCTGTCTGTGAGCATGGGATTGGGGTATTTTCTTTTCACAAGCCAAACCCAGGAAGAATTGTTAGAACAGCGACTGTATCGGGATCAAGTTATTTTTTCTCGCCAGACACCCTATCAGCAAATTACACTTACGCGCTGGCACAAGGATATTCGTTTGTTCATTAATGGGGGCTTACAGTTTAGCTCTCTTGATGAATATCGCTACCATGAGTCTTTGGTTCATCTTCCCTTTGCGGTGGTTCCTCAGGCCAAAAATCTTTTGGTTTTGGGAGGGGGAGATGGCCTGGCCCTGAGAGAAATTTTGAAATATGCCCAGGTAAAAAATGTGACACTGGTTGATTTAGATCCCGAAATGACGCGGATATTTAAAACCGAACCCATTTTACTTGCTTTGAATCAGAAGAGTCTTACAAATCCCAAAGTGAAAATTGTCAATCAAGATGCCTATAAGTTTATTGAGCAAAGTGAAGCGTTTTATGACGTTATTCTGGTTGACCTACCAGATCCCAGCCATACGGCCCTGGCTAAATTGTATTCCCGTGAGTTTTATCATTTGCTGGGGAGAAGATTGAGTGCGAATGGGGCCTTGGTAACGCAAAGTACTTCTCCGTTTTTTGCCCGGGAAGCTTTTTGGTGTATTCACAAGACTTTGAAAGATACCGGTTTATTTGTTTTACCTTACCAAGTCGAAGTTCCTTCATTTGGAAATTGGGGCTTTCAATTGGCAACACATTACCCTGTACTTCCCGATACATTGAAGATTCAATTGAAGGATCTAAAATACTTGAATTCAAATACTTTGCACGTATTGTTTACTTTTCCTGAAGATCTTTATTTTCCTTTGGAACAATTGCAGATCAATACGCTGATGCATCCCGTTCTTTTGAATTATTACGCTAAAGGATGGAATGGGATACGCTAA